One genomic window of Nicotiana sylvestris chromosome 10, ASM39365v2, whole genome shotgun sequence includes the following:
- the LOC104229522 gene encoding uncharacterized protein — MAFPSSPIPISCFCRKLLNFQLQFDSLHSQIHILSSSSSLSLLQHQYSTALCLLIKFTVVMVLQGLFGTLKLLDMPTSPVIEEYESIIITDSTPSSIEVGQVYQDKEAIATAMKHYSVMYKFQFKFFLVIMFIRIVDEFYCLICVGENCTWHFKATSINYSAMFKVRNFNSQYTCFLMDNTFIQRKPTAKVVGSMVIPKYSDPKIIYTPKDIQVDMLSEHDMNLTYMQAWRAKEKTLQFLRGHPADSYSKLPSYLYILEKTFPGSVVKLKKTDGDCFFYVFVEICTSISGWEYCRPVVVVDGTFLKSAYRGIILTASTMDASGTILPLAYVVVDSENDASWKWFFEQFKLAYGERPNMCVVSDQNESILKVTSIVYPGMPHYSCMCHIWTNIRAKFKKGHLKLSELYFSTARSYTLDEFSERMSKIEQIDPHVKAYLYDIGYHGWSRVYATVNRTWTMISNIAESLNDVTKYARELPIVELLEYMRTLLERCTKEKLLKAKVTFTYLGFKFNKELDDNKTLSHKLRVRASIDYIHTVLDGVRRYIVYLENKRCSCRQFQLDELPCPHTLAALRYRDESFEQYCSPYYTRANLLRTYEIPVNPLADESKWNVPQHITEEVVNPPKGGKRQPGRPQKERYKTYDEINLKKYKVSCGNCVGEGHSKRSCKNAPKKK, encoded by the exons ATGGCTTTTCCATCTAGCCCCATTCCAATCTCCTGCTTTTGTCGAAAATTGTTAAACTTTCAGCTTCAATTCGATTCTCTTCATTCTCAAATTCATATTCTGTCCTCTTCATCATCATTGTCACTTCTTCAGCATCAGTATTCAACAGCTCTCTGTTTATTGATTAAGTTTACAGTTGTTATGGTGTTGCAAG gttTGTTtggaacactaaagttacttgatatgccaacatctcccgttatagaggaatatgaaagtataataataacaGATAGTACACCAAGTTCTATTGAAGTAGGACAAGTATACCAAGACAAGGAAGCAATTGCAACTGCAATGAAGCACTATTCTGTCATGTACAAGTTCCAATTCAAG TTTTTTCTTGTGATAATGTTTATCAGaattgtagatgaatt ctACTGCCTGATATGTGTTGGTGAAAACTGTACATGGCACTTCAAGGCAACTAGCATAAATTATTCTGCAATGTTCAAGGTCAGAAATTTCAACAGCCAGTACACATGCTTTTTAATGGACAATACATTCATACAACGCAAACCTACTGCCAAGGTAGTTGGTAGCATGGTTATTCCAAAATATTCTGATCCTAAGATAATTTACACACCAAAAGACATACAAGTTGACATGTTGTCTGAACACGACATGAATCTAACCTACATGCAAGcttggagagcaaaggaaaagactttacagtttttgagaggtCATCCTGCTGACTCCTATAGCAAATTGCCTAGTTATTTGTATATTCTAGAGAAGACTTTTCCGGGGTCTGTAGTTAAATTGAAGAAGACGGACGGTGACTGCTTCTTTTATGTATTTGTTGAGATTTGTACGTCAATCAGTGGTTGGGAATATTGTAGGCCAGTTGTAGTAGTTGATGGGACCTTCTTAAAGTCAGCATACAGGGGAATAATACTAACAGCTAGTACAATGGATGCATCAG GTACCATATTACCATTGGCATATGTTGTTGTTGATTCAGAGAATGACGCATCATGGAAGTGGTTTTTTGAGCAATTCAAACTCGCATATGGTGAACGACCAAATATGTGTGTTGTTTCGGATCAGAATGAGAGTATCTTGAAAGTAACATCTATTGTTTATCCCGGCATGCCACATTATTCTTGCATGTGTcatatttggacaaatatacGGGCAAAGTTCAAGAAGGGACATCTTAAGTTAAGTGAATTATACTTTTCCACGGCACGGTCATATACCCTGGATGAATTTAGTGAAAGGATGTCAAAGATTGAACAGATTGACCCTCATGTTAAAGCATACTTATACGATATTGGCTATCATGGATGGTCTCGAGTATATGCTACGGTGAACAGAACTTGGACTATGATATCAAACATTGCAGAGTCGTTGAATGATGTAACAAAATATGCAAGAGAGCTGCCGATAGTAGAACTATTAGAGTATATGAGGACCCTTCTTGAACGTTGTACGAAGGAAAAGTTATTGAAAGCAAAGGTTACATTCACATACCTTGGGTTCAAATTCAACAAAGAGTTGGATGACAACAAAACATTATCGCACAAGCTTAGA GTGAGGGCTTCAATAGACTACATCCATACAGTACTAGATGGTGTGAGGCGCTATATTGTTTATCTTGAAAACAAGAGATGTAGTTGTAGGCAATTCCAGCTTGACGAACTTCCTTGTCCACATACTTTGGCTGCTTTAAGATACAGGGATGAGTCTTTTGAACAATATTGTTCTCCTTATTACACAAGGGCGAACCTCTTGCGTACTTATGAAATACCAGTAAATCCCCTGGCTGATGAAAGCAAATGGAATGTGCCACAACATATAACTGAAGAAGTAGTAAATCCACCTAAAGGAGGGAAAAGGCAGCCAGGAAGACCTCAAAAAGAAAGATATAAAACATATGATGAAATAAATTTAAAGAAGTACAAGGTTTCATGCGGCAACTGCGTAGGAGAAGGGCATAGCAAAAGATCTTGCAAGAATGcacccaaaaagaaataa
- the LOC104229519 gene encoding uncharacterized protein: MLQLDGVQLPELKCKYLTLKLYITKCNLYEVASLLRASPHVKTLNIDMEVDLEANIVHIKENCRYESCYLRQGDNIDLESWISNYAFPSLKSVNIICSTGMCQMEQHDKLFELSEFLLKNAMILEKFVIIAKRAHCCYCLKNCVSQYSSGLAAKLLGCPRPSTNFTMIFAESDFPRAQRSWFCFFGHQRWCFIFDLLIYCW; this comes from the exons ATGCTGCAGCTTGATGGAGTGCAGCTTCCAGAATTGAAATGCAAGTATCTAACGCTAAAGTTGTACATAACAAAGTGTAATTTATATGAAGTAGCTAGCCTTTTACGGGCCTCGCCTCATGTGAAGACACTCAACATAGACATGGAAGTTGACTTGGAAGCTAAC ATTGTCCATATCAAGGAAAATTGCCGCTATGAGTCATGTTATTTGCGCCAAGGAGATAATATCGATCTGGAGAGTTGGATTTCGAACTATGCATTTCCCAGTCTCAAGAGTGTTAATATTATCTGCTCCACTGGGATGTGTCAAATGGAGCAGCATGATAAGCTTTTTGAACTTTCAGAATTTCTGCTAAAAAATGCAATGATTTTGGAGAAGTTCGTGATCATAGCAAAGAGAGCACACTGCTGCTACTGTTTAAAGAACTGTGTGTCCCAATATTCATCAGGATTGGCTGCAAAATTATTAGGTTGCCCAAGACCCTCCACCAATTTTACAATGATTTTTGCTGAGTCAGATTTTCCACGAGCACAACGCAGCTGGTTTTGTTTCTTTGGACACCAGAGATGGTGCTTTATATTTGATCTTTTGATTTACTGCTGGTGA